TGCTCCACCCTTCAAAAAGAGACGGCTGAATTACGGCGAGAGACCTTCTCATGAGCTGTATCTGATCGATGCGGGGGATAAAGCCCAGGATCGGGATCCGACGCTCGAGGCCCATGCTTTTAATCTTGTCCCCGATCTTTTGAAAATAAGAAACGTCCTTTTCATCGACACTCCCCGTACACGCGACGACGCATTCGGTCCCCCTTTCTTTCAACCTCCCTACGGCCTCTATGACGGTAAGGTGGTCTTTGTGTTTCCAGAACTGATTGCTCACCAGGAAGAAACGGTCCGGGAGGCCGTACTTCGCCTGGGCTTCTGTCGGGTCGGGTCGAAGCCACTCCGGATCGATGGGGCTCACAAATGTCATAACCGCACTCCGCGATGCGGCATGGGGGTAGAAGCGCTGAAAATCCTGCTCGGCAGATTTGCTGCTCAGGATTACCACAGCCGCATTTCGAGCGACGGAGGAGTATGCTCTTTCGAATCTGTCTATTTGAGTATGGGTAAACATTTGTGGCAGGTAACGGTATTGGAAATCAGGAATCCATCCTCCCCAGATGTACGGCGCCGCTGCGCCCGCCACTTCCGGATAGACAAAATCATATTGCCTGGGGTTGAGGAGCTTCCCGCGCATAAAAGATACACGGGCGGCCTGCTTTGCGACTTCGGAAAGGGCAAGCTTCCACAGCCCATTTGCGTATACCGTATCCGCAAATGGGCCGAACACCCTTTCCCCTTCTCCCTTTTTCGCACGGACCACCACGCTCAGCAGGATAGCTTCCCGTTCCTCCCGGGGAAGACTCGCCACCGCGCGCGCGAGATTCTGCATATAGAGGGAACCGCCCAACCAGGAATCGCCAAAGATGCTTT
This is a stretch of genomic DNA from Syntrophorhabdaceae bacterium. It encodes these proteins:
- a CDS encoding glycosyltransferase family 1 protein, whose protein sequence is MDKIHICLKSIFGDSWLGGSLYMQNLARAVASLPREEREAILLSVVVRAKKGEGERVFGPFADTVYANGLWKLALSEVAKQAARVSFMRGKLLNPRQYDFVYPEVAGAAAPYIWGGWIPDFQYRYLPQMFTHTQIDRFERAYSSVARNAAVVILSSKSAEQDFQRFYPHAASRSAVMTFVSPIDPEWLRPDPTEAQAKYGLPDRFFLVSNQFWKHKDHLTVIEAVGRLKERGTECVVACTGSVDEKDVSYFQKIGDKIKSMGLERRIPILGFIPRIDQIQLMRRSLAVIQPSLFEGWSTVVEDARSLSKPILLSDFPVHIEQDPPDAFYFPRGDYGKLADLMAKAWDTYEPGPDPEREARAQTANGERLVDYGRRFLSIVRRVLSR